A single window of Candidatus Methylomirabilota bacterium DNA harbors:
- a CDS encoding UGSC family (seleno)protein: MTEEFLDPTDSVAVPRKTAARLATLDGKVITLLDISKAKGDHLLDRVEELLRERAKPKAIVRKKKPTFARPAPEDLRAEILKTSDAVIEALADUGSCTTCSVHDGVYFEDQGLPTATVISTEFAKAARAQASALGADAYKTIMVQHPIQTLTREEVRALADKVFDEIVSRLTRG, encoded by the coding sequence ATGACCGAAGAGTTCCTGGATCCGACCGACTCCGTCGCGGTGCCGCGCAAGACCGCCGCGCGCCTGGCCACGCTCGACGGCAAGGTGATCACGCTCCTCGACATCTCCAAGGCCAAGGGCGACCACCTGCTCGACCGCGTGGAGGAGCTGCTGCGCGAGCGCGCCAAGCCCAAGGCCATTGTGAGGAAGAAGAAGCCGACATTCGCGCGGCCCGCGCCGGAGGACCTGCGCGCGGAGATCCTGAAGACGAGCGACGCCGTCATCGAGGCGCTCGCCGACTGAGGGTCCTGCACAACGTGCAGTGTGCACGACGGCGTGTATTTCGAGGACCAGGGGCTTCCGACGGCGACGGTGATCTCGACCGAGTTCGCCAAGGCCGCGCGCGCCCAGGCATCCGCCTTGGGCGCCGACGCCTACAAGACCATCATGGTGCAGCACCCGATCCAGACTCTCACCCGCGAAGAGGTCAGGGC
- a CDS encoding DUF3047 domain-containing protein produces the protein MPLRLVIALLAAALLVEPAGAQECITVENFSKGKVGEFPSDWKARKDAGREVYSVQEMDGLRFLHAIAKGLGIQAAKQYEWDPKAYPMLAWAWRPVEFPAGSDERQSKTNDSAVSVYAVFPHTPWSVKSLKYIWSAVVPVGTRLSSSGGLTQGLVIRSGTDRKGSWMEERVNIFEDYKKFFDETETPKASGIAVLTDSDDTKSTAQGDYANFRLCKP, from the coding sequence GTGCCGCTGCGTCTCGTCATTGCCCTTCTCGCCGCCGCGCTCCTGGTGGAGCCGGCGGGTGCCCAGGAGTGCATCACCGTCGAGAATTTCTCCAAGGGCAAGGTCGGCGAATTCCCGTCGGACTGGAAGGCGCGCAAGGACGCCGGGCGCGAGGTCTACTCGGTTCAGGAGATGGACGGCCTGCGCTTCCTCCACGCCATCGCCAAGGGCCTCGGTATCCAGGCCGCCAAGCAGTACGAGTGGGACCCGAAGGCATACCCGATGCTTGCCTGGGCCTGGCGTCCGGTCGAGTTCCCCGCCGGGTCGGACGAACGGCAGTCGAAGACCAACGACAGCGCGGTTTCCGTCTACGCCGTCTTCCCCCACACACCCTGGTCGGTGAAGTCGCTCAAGTACATTTGGAGCGCGGTCGTGCCGGTGGGCACGCGTCTCTCCTCGAGCGGCGGCCTGACCCAGGGGCTGGTGATTCGGAGCGGCACCGACCGGAAGGGCTCGTGGATGGAGGAGCGGGTCAACATCTTCGAGGACTACAAGAAGTTCTTCGACGAGACCGAGACGCCGAAGGCCTCCGGGATCGCCGTCCTCACCGACTCCGACGACACGAAGTCGACCGCGCAGGGCGACTACGCCAACTTCCGCCTCTGCAAGCCCTGA